In one Dama dama isolate Ldn47 chromosome 5, ASM3311817v1, whole genome shotgun sequence genomic region, the following are encoded:
- the GAL3ST1 gene encoding galactosylceramide sulfotransferase isoform X2, protein MPLPQKKRWESMAKGLVLGALFTSFLLLLYSYAVPPLYTGLASTTPEGAAPCSPAPSEPEAPTPANGSAGGCQPRRDIVFMKTHKTASSTLLNILFRFGQKHGLKFAFPNGRNDFDYPAFFARSLVQDYRPGACFNIICNHMRFHYDEVRGLVAPNATFITVLRDPARLFESSFHYFGSVVPFTWKLSGRDKLAEFLQDPDRYYDPRGYNAHYLRNLLFFDLGYDSDLDPGSPQVQDHILEVERRFHLVLLQEYFDESLVLLKDLLCWELEDVLYFKLNARRASAVPRLSGELYRRATAWNVLDARLYRHFNASFWRRVEAFGRERMAREVAALRRANERMRRICIDGGHAVDAAAIQDSAMQPWQPLGAKSILGYNLKKSIGQRHAQLCRRMLTPEIQYLMDLGVNLWITKLWKFIRDFLRW, encoded by the exons ATGCCGCTGCCGCAGAAGAAGCGCTGGGAGTCCATGGCCAAGGGGCTGGTGCTGGGCGCACTCTTCACcagcttcctgctgctgctgtacTCCTATGCCGTCCCCCCTCTGTACACTGGCCTGGCTTCCAC GACCCCCGAGGGCGCGGCCCCCTGCTCCCCGGCCCCGAGTGAGCCAGAGGCGCCCACCCCGGCCAACGGCTCGGCGGGAGGCTGCCAGCCGCGGCGGGACATCGTGTTCATGAAGACGCACAAGACGGCCAGCAGCACGCTGCTCAACATCCTGTTCCGCTTCGGCCAGAAGCACGGGCTCAAGTTCGCCTTCCCCAACGGCCGCAACGACTTCGACTACCCCGCCTTCTTCGCGCGCAGCCTGGTGCAGGATTACCGGCCCGGGGCCTGCTTCAACATCATCTGCAACCACATGCGCTTCCACTACGACGAGGTGCGGGGCCTGGTGGCGCCCAACGCCACCTTCATCACCGTGCTCCGCGACCCCGCCCGCCTCTTCGAGTCCTCCTTCCACTACTTCGGCTCCGTGGTGCCCTTCACGTGGAAGCTCTCGGGCCGCGACAAGCTGGCCGAGTTCCTGCAGGACCCCGACCGCTACTACGACCCCCGCGGCTACAACGCCCACTACCTCCGCAACCTGCTCTTCTTCGACCTGGGCTACGACAGCGACCTGGACCCCGGCAGCCCGCAGGTGCAGGATCACATCCTGGAGGTGGAGCGCCGCTTCCACCTCGTGCTGCTGCAGGAGTACTTCGACGAGTCGCTGGTGCTGCTCAAGGACCTGCTGTGCTGGGAGCTGGAGGACGTGCTCTACTTCAAGCTCAACGCCCGCCGCGCCTCGGCCGTGCCGCGCCTCTCGGGCGAGCTGTACCGGCGCGCCACGGCCTGGAACGTGCTGGACGCGCGCCTCTACCGCCACTTCAACGCCAGCTTCTGGCGCAGGGTGGAGGCCTTCGGGCGCGAGCGCATGGCCCGCGAGGTGGCCGCCCTGCGGCGCGCCAACGAGCGCATGCGCCGCATCTGCATCGACGGCGGCCACGCGGTGGACGCCGCGGCCATCCAGGACTCGGCCATGCAGCCCTGGCAGCCGCTGGGCGCCAAGTCCATCCTGGGCTACAACCTCAAGAAGAGCATCGGGCAGCGGCACGCGCAGCTCTGCCGGCGCATGCTCACGCCCGAGATCCAGTACCTGATGGACCTGGGCGTCAACCTGTGGATCACCAAGCTCTGGAAGTTCATTCGGGACTTCCTGCGGTGGTGA
- the GAL3ST1 gene encoding galactosylceramide sulfotransferase isoform X1 has translation MPLPQKKRWESMAKGLVLGALFTSFLLLLYSYAVPPLYTGLASTRTPEGAAPCSPAPSEPEAPTPANGSAGGCQPRRDIVFMKTHKTASSTLLNILFRFGQKHGLKFAFPNGRNDFDYPAFFARSLVQDYRPGACFNIICNHMRFHYDEVRGLVAPNATFITVLRDPARLFESSFHYFGSVVPFTWKLSGRDKLAEFLQDPDRYYDPRGYNAHYLRNLLFFDLGYDSDLDPGSPQVQDHILEVERRFHLVLLQEYFDESLVLLKDLLCWELEDVLYFKLNARRASAVPRLSGELYRRATAWNVLDARLYRHFNASFWRRVEAFGRERMAREVAALRRANERMRRICIDGGHAVDAAAIQDSAMQPWQPLGAKSILGYNLKKSIGQRHAQLCRRMLTPEIQYLMDLGVNLWITKLWKFIRDFLRW, from the exons ATGCCGCTGCCGCAGAAGAAGCGCTGGGAGTCCATGGCCAAGGGGCTGGTGCTGGGCGCACTCTTCACcagcttcctgctgctgctgtacTCCTATGCCGTCCCCCCTCTGTACACTGGCCTGGCTTCCAC CAGGACCCCCGAGGGCGCGGCCCCCTGCTCCCCGGCCCCGAGTGAGCCAGAGGCGCCCACCCCGGCCAACGGCTCGGCGGGAGGCTGCCAGCCGCGGCGGGACATCGTGTTCATGAAGACGCACAAGACGGCCAGCAGCACGCTGCTCAACATCCTGTTCCGCTTCGGCCAGAAGCACGGGCTCAAGTTCGCCTTCCCCAACGGCCGCAACGACTTCGACTACCCCGCCTTCTTCGCGCGCAGCCTGGTGCAGGATTACCGGCCCGGGGCCTGCTTCAACATCATCTGCAACCACATGCGCTTCCACTACGACGAGGTGCGGGGCCTGGTGGCGCCCAACGCCACCTTCATCACCGTGCTCCGCGACCCCGCCCGCCTCTTCGAGTCCTCCTTCCACTACTTCGGCTCCGTGGTGCCCTTCACGTGGAAGCTCTCGGGCCGCGACAAGCTGGCCGAGTTCCTGCAGGACCCCGACCGCTACTACGACCCCCGCGGCTACAACGCCCACTACCTCCGCAACCTGCTCTTCTTCGACCTGGGCTACGACAGCGACCTGGACCCCGGCAGCCCGCAGGTGCAGGATCACATCCTGGAGGTGGAGCGCCGCTTCCACCTCGTGCTGCTGCAGGAGTACTTCGACGAGTCGCTGGTGCTGCTCAAGGACCTGCTGTGCTGGGAGCTGGAGGACGTGCTCTACTTCAAGCTCAACGCCCGCCGCGCCTCGGCCGTGCCGCGCCTCTCGGGCGAGCTGTACCGGCGCGCCACGGCCTGGAACGTGCTGGACGCGCGCCTCTACCGCCACTTCAACGCCAGCTTCTGGCGCAGGGTGGAGGCCTTCGGGCGCGAGCGCATGGCCCGCGAGGTGGCCGCCCTGCGGCGCGCCAACGAGCGCATGCGCCGCATCTGCATCGACGGCGGCCACGCGGTGGACGCCGCGGCCATCCAGGACTCGGCCATGCAGCCCTGGCAGCCGCTGGGCGCCAAGTCCATCCTGGGCTACAACCTCAAGAAGAGCATCGGGCAGCGGCACGCGCAGCTCTGCCGGCGCATGCTCACGCCCGAGATCCAGTACCTGATGGACCTGGGCGTCAACCTGTGGATCACCAAGCTCTGGAAGTTCATTCGGGACTTCCTGCGGTGGTGA
- the LOC133055698 gene encoding putative SEC14-like protein 6, with product MSGQVGDLSPSQERALAQFRENMQDVLAVLPSTDDYFLLRWLRARSFDLKKSEDMLRKHVKFRKQQDLDNILAWQPSEVVRLYEPSGFCGHDREGSPVWYRIIRGLDLKGLLLSVSKQEILRFNFRNLELLLRDCEQQSQELGKKVEKISTVFDFEGLSLRHLWKPGVELIQEFLSALEANYPEILKNLIVVKAPRLFPVAFNLMKPYITEETRRKVVILGGNWKQELLKFISPDQLPMEFGGTMTDPDGNPKCLTKINYGGDVPQHYYLRNHVRVQYDHQATVGRGSSLQVDNEILFPGCVLRWQFASDGGDIGFGVFLKTKMGERQRAGEMTEVLASQRYNAHMVPEDGSLTCTEAGVYVLRFDNTYSLIYPKHVSYTVEVLLPDQTSLEKIERF from the exons ATGAGCGGGCAAGTAGGTGACCTGAGCCCCTCGCAGGAGAGGGCGCTGGCCCAG TTCCGGGAGAACATGCAGGATGTCCTGGCCGTCCTGCCCAGCACCGATGACTACTTCCTCCTCCGCTGGCTCCGAG CTCGGAGCTTTGACCTGAAGAAATCAGAGGACATGCTGCGGAAG CACGTGAAGTTCCGGAAGCAACAAGATCTGGACAACATCCTCGCGTGGCAGCCCTCAGAG GTGGTCAGGCTGTATGAGCCCAGTGGCTTCTGCGGCCACGACAGGGAGGGCAGCCCCGTCTGGTACCGCATCATCAGAGGCCTGGATCTCAAGGGCCTCCTACTCTCCGTCTCCAAACAAGAGATACTCAGATTCAACTTCCGGAACCTGGAGCTGCTCCTGCGAGACTGTGAGCAGCAGAGCCAGGAG TTggggaagaaagtggagaaaatctCGACTGTTTTTGATTTCGAGGGGCTGAGCCTGAGGCATCTGTGGAAGCCAGGAGTGGAGCTTATCCAGGAG TTTCTCTCGGCACTTGAGGCAAACTACCCTGAGATTCTGAAGAATTTAATTGTTGTGAAAG CCCCCAGGCTCTTCCCGGTGGCCTTCAACCTGATGAAGCCGTACATCACTGAGGAGACACGCAGGAAGGTGGTGATCCTTGGAG GCAACTGGAAGCAAGAGCTGCTGAAATTCATCAGCCCCGACCAGCTGCCTATGGAGTTCGGGGGGACCATGACCGACCCCGATGGCAACCCCAAGTGCCTGACCAAG ATCAACTACGGGGGCGACGTGCCCCAGCATTACTACCTGCGCAACCACGTGAGGGTGCAGTACGACCACCAGGCGACCGTGGGCCGAGGCTCCTCCCTGCAGGTGGACAACGAGATCCTGTTCCCGGGCTGCGTGCTCAG GTGGCAGTTCGCGTCGGACGGAGGGGACATCGGCTTCGGGGTTTTCCTGAAGACCAAGATGGGGGAGCGGCAGCGGGCCGGGGAGATGACGGAGGTGCTGGCCAGCCAGCGCTACAACGCCCACATGGTGCCCGAGGACGGGAGCCTCACCTGCACGGAAGCCGGCGTCT ACGTCCTGAGGTTTGACAACACCTACAGCCTGATCTACCCCAAGCACGTCAGCTACACCGTGGAGGTGCTGCTCCCGGACCAAACCTCCCTGGAGAAGATAGAGAGATTCTAG